The following proteins are co-located in the Microcystis wesenbergii NRERC-220 genome:
- the trpA gene encoding tryptophan synthase subunit alpha, translating into MTAVSECFRSLRSQGNCALIPFITAGDPDLSTTAQALRILDRAGADLIELGVPYSDPLADGPVIQAAATRALNRGVKLEDVLEIVKNAQGEVKAPIILFTYYNPIYHRGIDVFLDQIKAAGVSGLVVPDLPLEEAASLLQPAAAKGIEVILLVAPTSPPERIQAIALQSQGFIYLVSVTGVTGMRNQVATRVEELLDSIRSVTDKPVGVGFGISDPTQALQVKNWGADAVIVGSAMVKRLADNSPSDGLKSLEEFCRSLKQAIQ; encoded by the coding sequence ATGACTGCTGTTTCCGAGTGTTTTCGTTCTCTCCGTTCCCAGGGGAATTGTGCCTTAATTCCCTTTATTACTGCTGGTGATCCCGATTTGTCCACTACTGCCCAAGCTTTACGCATTTTAGACCGGGCAGGGGCCGATCTGATCGAGTTGGGGGTTCCCTATTCCGATCCTCTTGCGGATGGTCCGGTTATTCAAGCGGCAGCCACCCGCGCTTTAAATCGGGGTGTCAAGTTGGAAGATGTGCTAGAAATCGTCAAAAATGCTCAGGGAGAGGTGAAAGCTCCCATTATTCTCTTTACTTACTATAATCCCATCTATCATCGCGGGATAGATGTCTTTTTAGACCAAATAAAAGCAGCCGGGGTGAGTGGTTTGGTGGTTCCCGATTTACCCCTAGAGGAAGCGGCAAGTCTGCTGCAACCGGCTGCCGCTAAGGGAATTGAAGTGATTTTATTGGTAGCGCCTACCAGTCCCCCGGAACGAATACAAGCGATCGCCCTGCAATCCCAAGGTTTTATTTATTTGGTTAGTGTCACGGGAGTGACGGGAATGCGTAACCAAGTGGCCACCAGAGTGGAGGAATTGCTCGATTCTATCCGTTCTGTCACCGATAAACCCGTGGGGGTAGGATTTGGCATTTCTGACCCGACACAGGCACTACAGGTGAAAAACTGGGGTGCTGATGCGGTAATTGTCGGCAGTGCCATGGTTAAACGTCTGGCCGATAATTCCCCCAGCGATGGGTTAAAATCCCTCGAAGAATTCTGCCGCAGTTTAAAACAGGCGATTCAGTGA
- a CDS encoding peptidylprolyl isomerase, protein MSHSITISNQDLIQQLKLSGKVPEIVEGIIGRKIITETATAAGIKNTTDELQQAADQFRLANELHNAKDTWNWLEKQGLSLDDFEEIVQFNLLSGKLAEHLFADKIESYFVEHQLDYTGAVIYEVVLADQAMAEELYESIQEEEISFQEVAHRYIEDVELRRKGGYRGTVYRKDLRPNLSSAIFASDSSRLLKPLQGDRGFHLIFVEEILKPKLTEELALKIGVDLFNGWVKEKIQEIEYEFSN, encoded by the coding sequence ATGTCCCATAGTATCACCATCAGCAATCAAGACCTTATCCAACAGCTTAAGCTATCGGGGAAAGTTCCCGAAATAGTCGAGGGAATTATCGGTCGGAAAATCATCACCGAAACCGCCACGGCAGCGGGGATTAAAAACACGACTGACGAGTTACAACAGGCGGCCGATCAATTCCGTCTCGCCAATGAATTACATAACGCCAAAGATACATGGAATTGGTTGGAAAAACAGGGCTTATCCCTAGATGATTTCGAGGAGATCGTTCAATTCAATTTACTATCGGGTAAATTAGCCGAACATCTTTTCGCAGACAAAATTGAATCCTATTTTGTGGAACACCAGCTAGATTATACTGGCGCGGTGATCTATGAGGTAGTGTTAGCAGATCAGGCGATGGCGGAGGAGTTGTATGAATCGATTCAGGAGGAGGAAATCAGCTTTCAGGAAGTAGCGCATCGCTATATCGAGGATGTGGAATTACGACGCAAGGGGGGTTATCGCGGTACTGTTTACCGTAAGGATTTACGACCGAATCTTTCGTCCGCAATTTTCGCATCGGATTCTTCTCGATTGTTGAAACCGCTGCAAGGCGATCGGGGTTTTCACCTGATTTTTGTCGAGGAAATCCTTAAACCAAAATTAACCGAGGAGTTGGCTCTGAAAATCGGTGTTGATTTGTTTAACGGCTGGGTAAAGGAGAAGATTCAAGAGATAGAATACGAGTTTAGTAATTAA
- a CDS encoding glycosyltransferase family 2 protein, with amino-acid sequence MFSIYILTHNEEIDIAACVESALLSDDVIVVDSYSSDRTVEIASRYPVRVIQHQFESHGKQRTWMLENIETKYDWVYILEADERMTPQLYAECLRATQQQEFTGFYVAERVMFMGTWIRRSTQYPRYQMRLFRKDQVWFSDYGHTEREECRGKTSFLQETYPHYTCSKGLSRWIEKHNRYSTDEAAETLHQLANGGVSWKNLFFGETEVDRRRALKDLSLRLPFRPLLRWFYMYFILAGILDGKAGFAWCTLQAFYEYLILLKVAEMKQGLPTPPEVRNPFHPPQNGDNSNSHRPDFVSLKGKAD; translated from the coding sequence ATGTTTTCCATTTACATTCTCACTCATAACGAAGAAATTGATATTGCCGCCTGTGTGGAATCGGCACTTCTATCCGATGATGTGATTGTGGTTGACTCCTACAGTAGCGATCGCACAGTAGAGATTGCTTCTCGTTATCCAGTGCGCGTGATTCAGCATCAATTCGAGAGTCATGGTAAACAAAGAACTTGGATGTTAGAAAATATCGAGACTAAATACGATTGGGTTTATATTCTCGAAGCAGATGAAAGGATGACACCCCAACTCTACGCAGAATGTCTCCGTGCCACGCAACAACAGGAATTTACTGGTTTTTATGTGGCCGAAAGAGTTATGTTTATGGGAACTTGGATCCGTCGCAGCACCCAGTATCCCCGTTATCAAATGCGTCTATTTAGAAAAGATCAAGTCTGGTTTAGCGATTATGGTCACACGGAAAGGGAAGAATGTCGGGGAAAAACCTCTTTTTTACAAGAAACCTATCCCCACTATACCTGTAGTAAAGGTTTAAGTCGTTGGATTGAAAAACATAATCGTTACTCTACCGATGAAGCGGCAGAAACCCTGCATCAGTTGGCTAACGGTGGTGTTAGTTGGAAAAATTTATTTTTTGGTGAAACCGAAGTAGATAGACGGAGAGCTTTAAAAGATTTATCTCTACGATTGCCTTTTCGTCCCCTGCTTCGTTGGTTTTATATGTATTTTATCTTGGCAGGAATTCTCGATGGTAAAGCTGGTTTTGCTTGGTGTACTCTGCAAGCTTTTTATGAGTATTTGATCCTCTTAAAAGTAGCGGAAATGAAACAGGGTTTACCCACTCCCCCCGAAGTGAGAAATCCTTTTCATCCCCCGCAAAATGGTGACAATAGTAATTCCCATAGGCCCGATTTCGTCTCCCTAAAAGGAAAAGCCGATTAA
- a CDS encoding ABC transporter permease yields MSRRAALQSYLLVRLLLAPLMLWTIVTVVFLLMRVAPGDPTDAILGNRAPESAKNALREQLGLNKPLFFQYLDYIFHLMRLNLGDSLTSKGVTVWEIIAKHFPATVELTFYGMLIAVIVGVGLGIITASRPNTPLDAGGRLFGLITYSLPIFWVGMLLQLIFAVQLRWFPLGTRFPLSETPPQTITGLYTLDSLMTLQLDKLPTALYYLALPSFTLGILLSGIFERMVRVNLKQTLQADYVDAAKARGIPEKTIMIAHALKNALIPAITVLGLTFAALLGGAVLTEVTFSWPGLGNQLYRAISLRDYPTVQGLMAFFATIVVFASIFIDLINAYIDPRIRY; encoded by the coding sequence ATGTCTCGCCGCGCTGCTTTACAATCCTATTTACTGGTGCGTTTACTCCTAGCTCCCTTGATGTTATGGACGATCGTGACGGTGGTTTTTCTACTGATGCGTGTTGCCCCCGGTGATCCCACGGATGCGATTTTAGGCAACCGCGCCCCTGAAAGTGCCAAAAATGCCCTAAGAGAACAATTAGGACTGAATAAACCCCTATTTTTCCAGTACCTAGACTATATTTTTCACCTAATGCGTCTCAATTTAGGAGACTCTTTAACCAGTAAAGGGGTGACTGTGTGGGAGATTATCGCTAAACATTTTCCAGCGACGGTGGAACTAACTTTTTATGGAATGCTAATTGCGGTGATAGTGGGAGTCGGATTGGGAATTATTACCGCTTCCCGTCCGAATACACCCTTAGATGCGGGGGGACGTTTATTTGGACTGATAACCTATTCCTTGCCGATTTTTTGGGTGGGAATGCTCTTACAGCTAATTTTTGCGGTACAGTTGCGCTGGTTTCCCTTGGGGACTCGTTTTCCTTTGAGTGAAACTCCACCCCAGACAATTACGGGTTTATACACCCTTGATAGTCTGATGACTCTACAACTAGATAAGTTGCCCACAGCTTTGTATTATCTAGCCTTACCTAGTTTTACTCTCGGCATTCTCTTGAGTGGAATTTTTGAACGGATGGTGCGAGTTAATCTGAAACAAACTTTGCAAGCGGACTATGTAGATGCGGCAAAAGCGAGAGGAATACCAGAAAAAACGATTATGATCGCCCATGCGCTGAAAAATGCTCTAATACCCGCAATTACTGTCTTAGGATTAACTTTTGCGGCTCTTTTAGGTGGTGCAGTCTTGACGGAAGTTACTTTTTCCTGGCCAGGTTTGGGAAATCAGTTATATAGGGCGATTTCTCTGCGGGATTACCCAACAGTGCAGGGATTAATGGCTTTTTTTGCGACAATAGTGGTTTTTGCCAGTATTTTTATCGATTTAATCAATGCTTACATTGATCCTCGCATCCGTTATTAA
- a CDS encoding tetratricopeptide repeat protein codes for MLFLNDFPITWSHRPYFDLSPYQSGAWHIQGIDYSYRNLVSEVRGVDTSSVTPVALVHPASFREQLIRETSLFQYPINDPLTLPDELRTERWRVLCEHLEHYRELSPATQLKTINLLSSLCFHEAIIRYIPAITDENIGRDPTFARLAYSLAMSKILCQEDIGTSENLEDFQRIVQYASKESLVVFGAAVELIVLQATAFRDIAAVAYWREVAKEALSHFEPSLDRFDFKHLTSAFQRAAVFAPLLRGERETVVREMDLCQSLAEELTRECKNESERLSAYDNLITVFESRTKEALWLGDIDLAEERAKKMVAMEPLYSRYRLKLGEILLKQNKFEEAAKIYRSATRLGPPGMAIAWFMAGQCHERLGEIDIACDCYLASLQMDELGISAVEKINKLAPRLGNSMLTDWSTMRLEQLLEQQGGMVSKTKTSYIPEAASALKLAGERELSQI; via the coding sequence ATGCTATTTTTAAACGATTTTCCGATCACTTGGAGCCATCGTCCTTATTTCGATCTTAGTCCCTATCAATCTGGAGCTTGGCATATTCAGGGAATTGACTATAGTTATCGAAATCTTGTCTCCGAAGTACGAGGTGTCGATACGTCATCTGTTACCCCGGTTGCTCTCGTTCACCCCGCTTCTTTTCGAGAGCAATTGATTCGAGAGACCAGTCTTTTTCAATACCCAATTAACGATCCTCTCACCCTCCCCGATGAGTTGAGAACCGAACGTTGGAGAGTTCTTTGCGAGCATTTAGAGCATTATCGTGAGCTTTCACCCGCTACTCAACTGAAAACAATTAATTTATTATCGAGTTTATGCTTTCATGAAGCGATTATTCGCTATATTCCCGCAATTACTGATGAAAACATTGGCAGAGACCCCACGTTCGCTAGATTAGCTTACAGCCTGGCGATGTCTAAAATCCTTTGTCAAGAAGATATCGGTACATCAGAAAACCTGGAAGATTTTCAACGAATCGTTCAATACGCTTCTAAAGAAAGCCTGGTGGTTTTCGGGGCAGCCGTAGAATTAATCGTTTTGCAGGCTACTGCCTTTCGAGATATAGCCGCAGTCGCCTATTGGCGAGAAGTAGCCAAGGAGGCACTCTCTCACTTCGAACCTTCCCTCGATCGTTTCGATTTTAAACATTTAACCAGTGCTTTCCAGCGTGCGGCTGTTTTCGCTCCACTTCTGCGGGGTGAGCGAGAAACGGTTGTCCGTGAAATGGATCTCTGTCAATCCCTAGCGGAAGAACTAACTCGCGAGTGTAAAAACGAGAGCGAACGACTTTCCGCCTACGACAATCTAATAACGGTTTTCGAGAGCCGAACAAAAGAAGCTCTCTGGTTAGGCGATATTGATCTCGCCGAAGAGAGAGCGAAGAAAATGGTGGCGATGGAACCTCTTTACTCTCGTTATCGCCTGAAACTGGGGGAAATTTTACTAAAACAAAATAAATTTGAAGAAGCGGCGAAAATCTATCGTTCTGCTACTAGACTCGGCCCACCTGGAATGGCGATCGCTTGGTTTATGGCTGGCCAATGTCACGAACGATTAGGAGAGATAGACATCGCCTGTGATTGCTATCTAGCTTCCCTACAGATGGATGAATTGGGGATCTCCGCCGTGGAGAAAATTAACAAATTGGCCCCCCGGCTAGGTAACTCGATGCTGACCGATTGGAGTACCATGCGTCTAGAACAATTACTCGAACAACAGGGAGGTATGGTCTCTAAAACGAAAACTTCCTATATTCCTGAAGCCGCTTCTGCACTGAAATTAGCGGGTGAACGCGAACTCTCTCAAATTTAA
- a CDS encoding type II toxin-antitoxin system MqsA family antitoxin — MECVICKHGTTRSGFVTVTLERDNCIVILKQVPADICQNCGEYYLSESVTAEVLQKADRLFCRLG, encoded by the coding sequence ATGGAATGTGTGATCTGTAAACACGGTACGACTCGATCGGGTTTTGTTACCGTTACTTTAGAGAGAGATAATTGTATCGTGATTTTAAAACAAGTCCCTGCGGATATCTGTCAGAATTGCGGGGAGTATTATCTAAGCGAGTCGGTCACTGCGGAAGTTTTACAGAAGGCTGATCGCCTATTTTGTAGGTTGGGTTGA